A single genomic interval of Candidatus Abyssobacteria bacterium SURF_5 harbors:
- a CDS encoding MBL fold metallo-hydrolase — protein sequence MDGNRGNVPRAPRIFRRYLLDHQNLSRRRFRSISFRFLRNQAQWELTSAFSAGYDTRIYPTSLKRSTKMPPKRKKTAPAPRNPRVSPPRPEKDQAIQVINFGDVYFEHPRPDVHVARILISNASWIDTTEGAVVVDTLLHPALGRKMLEEIRKTAGQVKYIVYTHGHLDHVGGASAFLEDAPKVIAHRYVTDRFEKYRILSEHRERIAQMQFNFAFHADRAASFVNPTQVYDETLTFKLGDKTFELNHARAETDDATWVFVPEIETAFVGDLIIAGFPNIGNPFKPTRFALPWARALEAVRVKNPKMLVAHGGHAVYQGDDVKELLDVTIEAIHSIHDQVVDFINKDVPLDEMIHMVNLPEHLKDHRYLRFLYSRPEFAVQNIYRWYHGYFDHNPAHLLPRPEREVNNEIFRLIGDREAILKRSRRLLARGKGQLALQVLDVLLNHDPNDVAARKLHIKILGILCEQDYCLMSRNTWVYFMEKDKKLLKIESRHVE from the coding sequence ATGGACGGAAATCGCGGGAATGTTCCTCGGGCGCCTCGAATTTTTCGTCGTTATCTACTCGATCATCAAAATCTTTCGCGACGCCGCTTCCGCTCAATAAGCTTCAGATTCCTCCGTAACCAAGCACAATGGGAATTGACTTCCGCATTTTCTGCGGGGTATGATACGCGCATCTATCCCACAAGTCTGAAACGGAGCACGAAGATGCCGCCAAAAAGAAAGAAAACAGCCCCGGCACCACGAAACCCGCGTGTATCGCCTCCCAGACCGGAAAAAGACCAAGCCATCCAGGTTATCAATTTCGGCGACGTTTACTTCGAGCATCCGCGCCCGGATGTGCATGTCGCCCGAATTCTGATTTCAAACGCCTCCTGGATCGATACGACCGAAGGGGCGGTCGTCGTTGATACGCTGCTCCATCCCGCGCTTGGCCGCAAGATGCTCGAAGAGATCCGCAAAACCGCCGGACAAGTCAAATACATTGTCTATACGCACGGTCACCTCGATCATGTCGGCGGCGCATCTGCGTTTCTTGAAGATGCGCCCAAAGTCATCGCCCATCGGTATGTGACGGATCGATTTGAGAAATATCGCATCCTGTCGGAACATCGCGAGCGCATCGCGCAGATGCAATTCAATTTCGCGTTCCATGCCGATCGGGCCGCCTCATTCGTGAACCCGACGCAGGTCTATGACGAGACGCTGACCTTCAAGCTCGGCGATAAAACCTTCGAGCTCAATCATGCGCGCGCCGAAACCGACGACGCAACGTGGGTATTCGTCCCGGAAATCGAGACGGCATTTGTCGGCGACCTCATCATCGCCGGATTTCCCAATATCGGCAACCCGTTCAAGCCAACCCGCTTTGCGCTTCCCTGGGCGCGCGCACTCGAAGCGGTGCGCGTGAAGAATCCGAAGATGCTTGTCGCGCACGGCGGACATGCCGTTTATCAGGGAGACGATGTCAAGGAGTTGCTCGATGTCACCATCGAGGCGATCCATTCCATCCATGATCAAGTGGTGGATTTCATAAACAAGGATGTGCCGCTGGACGAAATGATTCACATGGTGAATCTGCCGGAACATCTGAAAGACCACAGGTACCTTCGCTTCCTGTACTCGCGGCCCGAGTTCGCCGTGCAGAATATCTACCGGTGGTATCACGGCTACTTCGATCACAATCCGGCGCATCTGCTGCCGCGGCCCGAGCGCGAAGTCAACAACGAAATCTTCAGGCTGATCGGCGACCGCGAGGCAATCCTAAAAAGAAGCAGGAGGCTGCTCGCTCGGGGGAAAGGCCAACTTGCCCTGCAGGTGCTCGATGTGCTGCTGAACCATGATCCAAATGACGTCGCGGCCCGAAAGCTGCACATCAAAATTCTCGGCATTCTGTGCGAGCAGGACTATTGCCTCATGTCGCGCAACACATGGGTCTATTTCATGGAAAAGGATAAGAAATTGTTGAAGATTGAATCGAGGCATGTTGAATAG